A region from the Biomphalaria glabrata chromosome 14, xgBioGlab47.1, whole genome shotgun sequence genome encodes:
- the LOC106065587 gene encoding zinc finger protein 493-like, with amino-acid sequence MSLTQEEDTFSNQHSSSHTSKDNQKQDHKNTKSKKIFQCPVCQKEFSQSSTRNRHQSIHTGEKPFKCQICQKKFSRSSHLKTHEKIHKNKKAFNCQICLEEFQKISSLERHQLIHSTQKPFKCPICQKEFISSSNFKTHQMIHSGEKTFRCQICQKVFSQSSTLNRHQSVHSGEKPFECLICQRKFSRSSHLKTHLFVHSVEKPFQCEICEKKFPQLKSLKKHQVIHSNEKPLKCQICQKGFSSSSHFKTHLLIHTGEKIFQCQICQKEFSSSSHLKTHQLVHTGEKPYQCQLCHKEFSQSSILERHQLIHTHDKSFKCHMCWKTFAQFSHLKIHHLSHSGEKPFKCPVCSKGFSSSSNLKIHQFVHTGEKPYKCQICEKAFSQSSILNRHLSVHTGKRPYMCQICQKNFSCLSSLRKHHLVHTGEKPYNCEICQKEFSSSSTLKTHLLVHSGEKPFLCHICQKGFTCSSNLKRHLTVHTADDEKPFKCRTCHKEFSRSSSLNAHQMVHSRDKMKCMI; translated from the coding sequence ATGTCCCTAACCCAAGAGGAAGACACATTCTCCAACCAACATTCCAGTTCTCATACTTCCAAAGATAATCAGAAGCAAGatcataaaaacacaaaatcaaaaaaaatattccagtGTCCTGTATGTCAAAAAGAATTTTCTCAGTCTTCAACTCGTAATAGACACCAGTCAATTCATACTGGAGAAAAACCATTCAAGTGTCAGATCTGCCAGAAAAAATTCTCTCGGTCTTCACATTTGAAAACCCATGAAAAgattcataaaaataaaaaagcattcaACTGTCAAATATGCCTGGAAGAgtttcagaagatttccagTCTTGAAAGACACCAACTAATTCATTCTACTCAAAAGCCATTCAAATGTCCAATATGCCAAAAAGAGTTTATATCATCTTCCAATTTTAAAACTCACCAGATGATTCATAGCGGTGAAAAAACTTTCAGgtgtcaaatatgtcagaaagtaTTTTCGCAATCTTCAACCTTAAATAGACACCAGTCAGTTCATagtggtgaaaaaccatttgaGTGTCTAATCTGTCAAAGAAAGTTTTCTCGGTCATCTCATTTGAAAACCcatctatttgttcattctgttgaaaaaccatttcaatgtgaaatatgtgaaaaaaaattccCACAGTTAAAGAGTCTTAAAAAACATCAAGTGATTCATTCTAATGAAAAGCCATTGAAATGTCAAATATGCCAGAAAGGATTCTCATCCTCTTCCCATTTTAAAACCCACCTTTTGATACACACCGGAGAAAAAATCTTCCAATGTCAGATTTGCCAAAAAGAATTTTCTTCATCTTCCCACTTGAAAACTCATCAATtggttcatactggtgaaaagcCATATCAGTGTCAGCTATGCCACAAAGAGTTTTCTCAGTCTTCAATTCTAGAAAGACATCAGCTAATTCATACTCATGACAAATCTTTCAAATGCCACATGTGCTGGAAGACATTTGCACAGTTTTCGCACTTGAAAATCCACCACTTGAGTCAttctggtgaaaaaccattcaAATGTCCAGTGTGCTCGAAAGGATTTTCTTCCTCCTCCAATTTGAAGATACATCAATTTGTGCACACTGGAGAAAAACCAtataaatgtcaaatttgtgaAAAAGCATTTTCCCAGTCTTCAATTCTAAATAGGCATCTGTCTGTTCACACAGGGAAAAGACCATACATGTGTCAGATCTGCCAAAagaatttttcttgtttatcaagtctaagaaagCATCATTTGGTCCATACTGGTGAAAAGCCATACAATTGTGAAATATGCCAGAAAGAATTCTCTTCTTCTTCAACTTTAAAGACGCACTTGTTGGTTCAttctggtgaaaaaccattccTTTGTCACATATGCCAAAAAGGATTTACTTGTTCATCAAATTTGAAAAGGCATCTTACGGTCCATACAGCTGATGATGAAAAACCTTTTAAATGCCGAACATGCCATAAAGAATTTTCTAGGTCTTCATCATTGAATGCCCATCAAATGGTTCATTCTCGTgacaaaatgaaatgtatgatCTGA